DNA sequence from the Ischnura elegans chromosome 8, ioIscEleg1.1, whole genome shotgun sequence genome:
aaataaactACCTGCACTTGAAAGTATTCCTTCCCGTTACTTTTCGTGAGGAGAATAAGGGGAAAACGATGGTATGATATTCAATTGTATGGTTGTGTCGTTCATTCTATGTTTGTGATATAATGTATATACATATAACGAACGTATATAGCTAATTCCTTTTCTTGTTTTCTAAAATTAGTATCTTTGTTTGATGTATGTAGTTTCAGTTATATCGTGTACTTAACATATACAGCTTCATTTGAATCAGTTTTTTTGTCCATATCTTTTAAAATCATTCCATAATTATGTGTGTAAACTAGTCATATATGTTGTATTTTTCCAGAGTTATTTTTGCTGTGTCAACTTTATCTTCTTATTGTTTTCAGCTGGATGGAATGACCAAAGATGAAATGTCTGCTGTCATGTCCAAGTTCTCTATTCTCTCCCCATTGACTGGCAACAAACTTACCGAACCTATTGAATTCAATCTCATGTTTGGGACACAAATTGGCCCATCTGGTTTGGTGAAAgggtgagatatttttttatgaattcatctTTTCTGTTTAGGTGGTCAAACATTGTGAAATCACCTTTTTAGCATTTCCTTAAGTATGCAGACAGTAATTCTGTTATATTGAATTCCGATGGATTCCAGATAAAGAAGAGAACTTAATTTCTAACACAGATCTTTAATACGCGGGAGCTACCCGCATCCACGTCTTTACATACTGGAAGCCAGTACACAAGAGAGTGTCCAATATAGCCGTTTCCATAATGCCAACCAAAAGAAGATGACTGTCACAATGCCCCAAACAAATTAATAGCGCCAAACACAAACAAAGATGACATACTTAACAATTTATACATATACTATTTTCAGCATGATATGTTATTTGAAGGTGGAGAAGAAtctattctttatttaatttgaaaatacagTTATCAACATACTCAAGAGTCCTTAAAAAATGTACTCTGAAATTAATTTGTAGTGCATGTGATGGGATAGCATTTTATAGAAATAGAAGGCAATTTGGCATTCGAGTGTAGGAACAGttgatatttccatttaaaaaaatgcatgcatccCGTTGAAATGCTGAACCATTCTTTTATTTCAGCTTCTAAATATGAatgtaccatattttttttaccacctgAAAACATGGTACGTATTTGCAATTTCAGGTTTCTCCGTCCAGAAACTGCACAAGGTATCTTTGTCAACTTCAAGCGCCTTTTGGAGTTCAATCAAGGAAAACTTCCTTTTGCTGCAGCTCAGATTGGAAAttcttttagaaatgaaatatctcCTCGTTCAGGGCTCATCAGAGTGCGGTGAGTGGAAAATCATACGAACCCAAGTTTTTGCTCCATGTTTAATTTTTCAGTCATGATTCGTGATGTATTCCAGGCTTGATTCATAACTGTctctctttcaaaattttcaaaaatcaaattgtacttttcttctttttacagccttttaaatattttctactaaTATTGAGTTTGTTCATTTCTCGCTAACAGAGAGTTTACAATGGCTGAAATTGAGCACTTTTGTGATCCCAGTGACAAAGATCACCCTAAATTTGAATCTATCAGAAATGTCAAGCTTCAGCTGTATTCTGCATGCAATCAGATGGATGGGAAATCTGCTGTTGCTGTACCAATAGGTGATGCTGTGGACCAGGTGAGCAAATTTATTTCCtatgttattttaaaaacaagtatgtattgtcattttaaaaataaggaaatcctTATTGGTTACAACCAAGGATGAGTTGGTTCTTAAATTTTTCTCGGTTCTCAGTACCGCTCCGGTTCTCCCCCATTAGTTCtcagttctcgatactcggttccaaggatgaacacttattatctgaattaatggcaaatttaaatgaacaaccataAAAAGTGAgtggaaataatttcactaaagatgtaaaatagcaggaaagctctgtaaaaaatacttaagatcatccccataattttatttgccaagtaaaatagttaaatcacatgtttaaaaaaaatacatgatcaACCAATGTGTCACATCACATCCACTGCAGCCACTCGTCTTTTCTCCAGGTTATGATTTCAACAATCCaatatttttaccctatctgggtctaatgaattctttttttggcagaaatattgtcTGCAGTATtgaacaggcattcactgaaaacagtagcggtcaatgttgattttgaagggctgcACAAAAATGCTGCATAGCttcaggatcaatagtgaaacttcCCCAACTTCTGCTGAcatcatccattaatttgttgtaacttattagtcagttaaaaatatattctgcattctgcaatgtagcttaaattgtcaCATTAATggacaacttatttgcatgcttcactgtcacagttcatATAGCCTCaaaaataaactgctcaacatggCGGTGCagtgacaccatggataaactgagctGCTGTGGGCTAACGCagaattgtaatgcagtgttgcattctgcaggataaccacacttaaCGATGCCTTGTGTAgatttatcaacttacgaacaagctctTGGAATGCATCTTGCTCTTATGCCAAAAAATTACTGTATTTGTACCTACATGATTCAATCGTTAGACCACTTTCAGACATACTATTAGCCGCCattcacggcacggcacacggcATTGTAGAGAGTTGTCTCATTTGAAAGCCACCTGAATTTCCGGTGAACTGCAgccggcaaaaagtcgtttcgtctgaaagcaaCCTCAATGTAGCCTTAATAAGTGTATTTCAAGCCGTAGATGGCACATTGCCAGGTCAGCTTTAAATGGTCACCATGCCATCAACTTGCGATCCCACTCATTTGAAGACATCCATGGAGACCTATGTTAAGTTGAACAGATGGCGCTGTGCTGTGGACTGCggcaggcgaaaagtcagctCATTTGAAAGCGGCTGCGGCAGGGCAAATGTTACATTGTTGACAAGATGGACAAACTGACAAACCCTTAAATGCACGTGTTAGCCAGCaactctgaaaagaaaaaaacgtggacGCCATGCAtaggaaagtaatatatgcgtttttttcattttttggtctTGAATAcactgcagaccatttcggctatgggtgccaaattcaaatccttgccacCGTTCCGACCTGCTTCCAAAGTACCAACTTTATGCCatcggttcttgataccggttCTACAAGCCAGCAGAATCGGGTACCGtaaccgacccatctctagttacaACTTTTGAATGGCTCTAGATTGGGTCAATACAGGAAATTTATATAGACTCAATTGATTTTacaagaattttttcatttcatatcagAGTTACCAATGATATTTACATTGTGTTgctgcttaaaaataaatgttccatTAATGATATTCTTATATgtatatgaatttatttgttaaaataatttattaaatattattcttctaaTTTCCAGGGTCTTGTTGCCAACCAGACTTTAGGGTACTACATGGCTCGAATTCACCTTTTCCTTACCAAGATTGGCATTGATCCAACTAAGCTTCGATTCCGACAACACATGGGTAATGAAATGGCTCATTATGCCTGTGATTGCTGGGATGCCGAGTGCCTTACATCATATGTGAGTTGACCTGATACTTTCTTTATTTGAATGTTCTGTGTATTTTCCATTCATATTAAGTTTAATTATGacttaaatcttgaaatttttagtattttataagATATGCTAAGTTTAAAGGCACAAAACGTACCCAGCAGTTTATGGACTGTTCGATACTTAGGTTAGCTATGAAATGAGCAAGTTTACCCCTTAAATTAGCATAAATAGGCAAAAACCAACTAACGTCCAAGGTGGTATGGTCTCAATTGatacaattatgcctctcatcacctggAGCTGGGGACAGCAGCTCTAAGACTTCATATGAATGATGGTGGAGATCTCCGTGGTCTTTTCATGTACACTTACGGCACTACACTTGTTGCAACAGTATCTTAAATGGCTGTAGCACAACAATACAGCAGGCAaggaaaccaccacattaatATCTCCAGTCAAGGAGAGTACATCAGTTGAATGTGATAATTTTAAGTATAGGAACATGGAGATAGCTTTGTATTTGCCAAAGGCTGGAGGCCTTTTTATGAAATTACTACTGTTATCTTCAATTCATTCTTATATTGGCTCACACTAGCCAATTTTCTCTGTGTTTGTGGACTTAAAGGGCCTTGATAAGAAGGGTTAGAATTCAAAGCTTGGAAATTCTGAAAGAAAAGGAGTTCCTCATAATGACATGAGAATTATCCACAgttatatatgtacatatgtaatGTGAAACGATAACATTAGGACTCACCTTGTAtgagcaagaataagaaaaggaatGACACAAAGCTCTGCTTTGTCTcctgaaattttttatgtatatttaaataaagCCTTAACCAAAAAAATTTGGGAGTAAATATCCGTGGGGATAAATTATCGATTTACTGTTTGCTGATGATATAGCTGCCATAGCAAAGACTGTAGGATTTGAAGAAGATTGTTGTAAATATGGAGAGGACTAACAGAAAGTCAATGCGAAGGAAACTAAAATATTAGTACATATGTAGCAGAGGAGGAGAAATCAATGCTGACATTAGCATATGGAAACAAAACCTGAAAGAGGTAAATGAATTCTGTTATTGAGGAAGGCAAATAACCAGAGATGGaagaagcgagaaagaaattCCCTGTAGAATAGCTTGGGAAATGAGGGCTTTTGGTAATGAGAAAGGTCTACTTAGAGTGGGAAATTTCAACTTAgaataaagaaacaattcatcacaACTTTCATCTGGAGTATGCTGCTCTATGGCAGCAAGAACCTGATTATGACACCTTTCACTTGTTTTATTTGCTCATTGCCTTTCTGTTCATATCCTCAAGTGTAGCCACCAGTGTCCTTTGTTATGTTCAGTCCATTCTGAACccaaattttttcttctgtttacTTTGTTATTCtcgagtaaataataaaaattttctaataaaaaatcatttttcccttAGGGTTGGGTGGAATGTGTTGGTTGTGCTGATCGTTCAGCATATGATTTAACACAGCACAGCAAAGCCACAGGAGTAAGACTCGCTGCagaaaagaaattagaacagCCTAGAGTTGTGGATGTTGTAGGTCAGTTAatccattttttatgcttttcaatttttactgtaaaatcggtacttaacaaaatttattttaggcacgtaattgaaaaatattgtcaatCAATTGAGTTAATTCATAAATAAGGGCCTGGtaacaattattatttcttttcattggTCTAAATAATGATGTTTAGCCTTTTCTGAATTGGTTAATGTggtaattaaaatggaaaattccatcatataatgaaataatggcaaatgcaaaaattttaataagtagttccctcaaaattaattattataaaaactttttgggtTTCATAATCTTCATGTCAATATCAAGGGAACTTGTACCAAGACTGTATGTCTCATGAGCAAAAGAGAGTAAGAGCAGATCAAGCTTATGATCACAGTTATGTGGGAGAACTGAAAAATGTCTATCCATTTTGTCATGCTTTCTGTGACTGTCCAGATTGTGGTTGCCTCCATAGCAAATATCCCTCCAAGTTGTGTGTGAAATTCTGTCATTAATTAATTGAGCAAAGTGTAATGGCTTGCTCCCCTTAATATTGTATTTGCCTACAACTAAAGATATTACATACCATTTGAGAGACCCAAATGTTAGCAAATACTATTTTGCCcggataaaattttgatttatcacaagtaatattaatgcagCATAAAGTAGGTAAATCAAAGGGGTGATGTTGCTTATTTTCCATTAATTGATCcataacatttttaaaacctTACTTTTATGGTTTTCAATAAATGTTACTGGAGATGTCTCTTAAAAATATGGTCGCCATAATATGGAATATTGCAGTTAATATTATATTGAGCTATTAGTTCATGTgtgtgtaatattattattatttaataggtAAGAATAAAAGTTGTTAATGTCGTCAGTTTTCTTATTTTAGAGCCAGCCCCGAACAAAGGTGTCTTAGGGAAGGCATTCAGAAAGGAAGCTAAAGTTGTGATAGAAGCGTTAGAGCGCATGGAGCCAGAGAAAGTTGAGGAACTGGAGAAAATAATGGCTGAAAAAGGGtgagtttaaatttaaatgcaagaTACCCTTTTATGGTATAGAGCTTTTAGCTCCacatggtttatttttttttgttttggcctGTTTATGAGAAATGTACTGGTATAATTCCCTAAGGAACCTCGGTGTCTTTACCTTCATAATACCAATTCATAATTTTCTATGGGGCAATTATTGTCTTGCTTAATATGCTTGAATAATGTCAGAAATGTGTTGTGTTTGGAGTCATTCTTATTTAAATCTCAtacatattacaaatattttaatccttTGAAGGTGAAATATAGGAGAGGTAGAATATGTTCCCATCCTTGTATAACATGATACATATTTTCCTTCGAAGCTTATGATTTATGTTCTTAGCGACATGCATTGTACTTGAGCCATAATCTAGAACGTATGTGGCCTGTTGAGTTGTCTTCGAGAAGAGATAAATATCAGAGGGATAAGCCAAGGGCTGATGGGAGGGAAATGGTGAATTTTTGGAAATGTGGGACATTAATTactatcctacggcgctgagctTCCCACGGTAGTAGTTCTATCTCTTGGGAAAGATTCACATGATATGCCTGATACGTTTCACCTTAAATAACCAGGAGTAGATAATCCATCTTTTTTGTAGCTTTTTTGAATGTGTTTTTGTACTTTCACAGTGATAAAATTCCTGTTTAATTTAGATTgtggtacatatttttttttacaaaaagttggaaatattttatatcagcATGGCCATAATATTTGCTGCATTTCCAGGTCATACATTTTCTCGGCTAATGGGTCAGATTATGAATTGACCAAGGATATGGTGTCTGTAAAAAGATATCAGAAGACTCTCCATGTGGAAGAAATAGTTCCTAGCGTTGTGGAGCCTTCATTTGGAGTTGGGCGTGTTATGTACGCGTTGTTTGAGCACAATTTCCGCACAAGGGAAGATGATGAACAGAGAACGGTATGTGTTTAATTAAGTGTTATGAATTTTTCACCTTGTAGAGATTTCTTAATGGCCTTATCCGCCAgatattttaaatccatttcttaCATCTTGAGGTCAACCATGGAGCATTGAtgttcttaaccctttcgcagaaaaAGTCTTGTAAAGTTAGCGATGTCATTGGTTGCTCTTTTCCAATGAACTCTTGTGCTTTGCAGCATTTTCCTGCAGGGGTACTGTGCCAGAGATATGattatttcaccaattttccAAACACAGCATTTGTTTTAGTTTTGAGTGAATGGTTGaatgcaagatttttttctgttctcaACGCATGTAAAAATCCAGTTtccaaatttatgaattaaaCTTCAATATTGGGTCTGAGTGAATGGCTCTCTCATGGAAATTTTTCAATTAGATTGGGAAAGTGGTGCATTTCTGAAACTTCTTTCTACtcattgtgtatttattttaacttcatcaATAAAGAAGCTCAACtgagatttataatttttaatgtaaaacagTGGGACATTGTTGAAGTCCTGATTTTGTACTTTAAGATTtggaattttttatcttttttaaggGTGTATCATCAAtatgtgcaatattttttttgcactgtATTGCTAGTCTCAGAGTCTAAATCATACATCCCTTATTCATTTTTAGTGCTTGTCAATGACGTAGCAATCAAGCTTACCATATTATTGCTTTGCTCTTGAAATCAAAACAGAAAGCCTTTCTATTCTTTTTAAGAAAGTTACTAAGGCTTGCAgtatttttatagatattttgattGTCTTGTAATTGATTCTGATGGAAGTTCTTTTTGTATCTCCTCCATTGCAGTTTTTCTCCTTGCCTCCTGTCATTGCCCCCCTTAAATGTTCAGTCTTGCCTCTCAGCAATAATCCACAGTTTAATCCATTTATAAAGAAGTTGTGTGAGTATTGTAGCTTTTATTTATGTTCTATGCAAGTTGTTGCCATAAGTGATACTACATATACATATATCGAATGATACCTAGACGTTAAGTTACAGAATAGTATTTTATGCTGTtgaataaacaagaaaaaaaaattaaacttccaataatcacctattatgaTTTTTTATATCAAATGTGGTAAATATGATCATATCTTTGTAATTTTCATATGTAACATTAATCTATCAGGTTGCCAATAAAGGTGTAGTTCATGTCAATGTGAtcatatattgtattttttgcattaagttGCCTAGGCCTTAAGCTTTAATTAGAATAACATGCAGAATGGCCAAAGGCTTAATTAATTTAAGACTAAACCATATTTCCTTGACTATATAAGCTCATCTTTATGTGTAATTCAATGATAAACTGTGCCatttattgatttaattcatTATAATTGACATCTGGTTTCAGTTCAAACATTATTTGCTACTATTAACCTTTTCAGCTGAAGAACTGACTCGAGTTGATGTATCGCACAGAGTGGACGATTCAAGTGGGTCAATAGGAAGGCGTTATGCCCGGACTGATGAAGTTGCAATTCCATTTGGCATTACTGTTGATTTTGACAGTTTAAAAGAGCCACACTCGGCAACATTGAGGGAAAGAGACTCCACTGGGCAAGTTAGGATTCCAGTAAGTATCTTAGAGTGGTTTTTCCGTGCTGTTTGTTTgagcaaaattttctcaatattacATTGATTAAATTGCTTTCCCTTGagtacgcgttttggaatttttttctggcattACTGCTCCTAAGTTAATTTAATGTTAGAAGTTTATTACCTCGGAGGCTACTTTTAGTTAGataacttcagtcgtttaaaaatttcagtaCTGATTTATTCTCGAGTGATCTGCATAGATAATGTTGATGTTCTGAATGtctcttttaaccctttcgctactgcTCAATCTCCAAAAACCTACCCGTCACATGTGGTGTAAGTGCTGAGCGCATGGCAGGGTGAGAGAAAAGGTACGTTctcagcagtgaaagggttaaaatgggTCTATCCTAGGAGCAAAAAACATGTGTGATATAAACTGATTAAGGAAATTGGAGAGGTGAACATAATTCAGTAATGTATTAGGTTGCTTAATGCTGTTACTTATAACAATATATGATGATAAATGCCCGTGCCTTGAATTGAAGTGATGTTCCCGGGCGGGCTCAAACTTGGTAGCAATAGCTTGGCTGTTTGCTAAGGGTTAGACTTGAATTTGatctaaatttttataaaaaagaagaaaattgttGATTTCTGGATGCAAACATGTGGTGGTAAGATTCATAACAAAATTTCTGATGTCATTTCATACTTCATAGGGCTATATTTTCATCATACTTCATCTATAATAATAATCagaattacatatatattttgataTGCTTATGGTATAGACTTTAtcttttgttattaattttcctGTCTAAAAGCATTATTAAGAATTATTGTAcactgcaacagaatttaaaaattggaaattccatctttaaatatacatatttcattcctaGTTAAGATAAGGTGGAAAGGTATAATGTGTGTTTTCCAATGACGTAATTAATTCAGCCTTTCTAGTTCTTCTGtgtcatatttttttagatcaaattgttatcaatcaatttatttattctagCTTGATAAGCTGCCTTCTGTGGTGAGTGATCTCTCCAATGAGAAAACTACCTGGAGTGAGGTGGAGAAGAAATACCCCAAGTTTGAGCAGCAGGAAAGTGTAGCTAAATCTTAAGAGACGAATCTCACTGTTGCCTAAATGCAATTACATGGTATCTTACTTATAAAATTGTGCTTATTTCCTCCTGTGTTAtatttattattgcatttttacTGAGCCAGAACTGAGTGGGCAAGGGTTTTCCATGCTTCAGGTCAAAGGGTTTAGTATTTGttaggaaaggaaaaaagtgCCAAACTTCAGCTTTTGCTGTAATCGTGAGCTAGGACTTGGCCACATGATGACATGGTGTCATACTTAAGAAAATTGAGCAATCATATTGTAAAAATAATCTTGCCTAAAGAAGCTTACCATAAACCAGCGCATATTATAATcgttatttattccattttcattgtTGAGTATGTTTTTGAAACTTCTTATggctttaaaaaagtatttattgctgaatatcTTGTATGTACttcaaaagttttcttttacatttttgggAATACCGTGAATTGAAGTTGGCAAATGTGGTTACCATGGGACAATAAAAGCAATGCTGAATgatgtaatgttatttttttatttaagtttatttctCTCCCTTCTTTCCTTTTATTGTTATGAAATGGCATTTCATGACTAGTAATAAATAATTCTCTTACTCTCGTACTTCTACGTTTACTTGTGCCTTGACTCAGTAGTTACGTTTTACTCACttattttgtgaaagtattatgGTAGTGTGGAGGAGCATTTGTGCTGTTTTAGCAGCAGTGAACAAGATTCTGTCTGCTGGTGAAAAGAAGCACTATGTAACCAGTAACACATTCAGTGCTGATCATGGTGTTAGAACTCTTCCAAAGTTAGTGTCCACTTTGTTTTGTGGTTCTGAAACAGGTCCAGATTCTGGCCATAATTTGGTCTTTAATATACAGCATGCTTTGGAAGAAGGGAGTGAAATTGAGGCAAAAGCCATGGACAGGCCCCTTCTCAGCTACATATGTAGTTGGATATTCATACGGGGAAAGCTCTTAAATTATTGGAGGACCATATCATAGTCCTGGGCATCTGGTAACGTGCAGGAAACATCAGTTGATGTAGTTTATATTGTGTTTGTTAGAGCTATTAGTCGGAGAGAAGGATAGAATGTGGTATTTTCAGGTTATGCCAAACAAGTTAATTGAAAAACTTTGAGCACTTGGAAATGGcaggatttaaagaaaatggaTGGTTACTTGACCCACATGACTACACAAACACTTGGTAGAGTTAATGCTTTATTAAACACTCCTCACTTTCCACTCATGAATGTAGTTTTCATGTGATGGAAACAAAATTATCTTCATAGGTACCCACTCAACACCCTTTTGACAGCAAGTGAATGCAGTGATTTATGGGATTGGTAGGAGGCCAGTTTGTGGGAATTGCTGTGAAACTGTTGTTATTTAAAGCAGTCCTTTAGAGacatattcaagaaaataaaggtaaaaaatttattAGTCTGAATTCTGCTCTTCAATCCATTTCTTTGAAGTATTGGTCAgcctgaaatattttcctccgaTTGCCGCTCCTTCCCACTTTTAAATCCCAATTGCAGCCTGCCCTACATCATGCATATGATTTACAactttaattttcagtttttgcaATAACACACCCATGGCACAAGGAGGACAGAAGTTTTAGTCATATCACGAATGATGGCTATTTTAACCCAActtcattttatgaaatttaacccctttttttcttcctttacaCTGTTGCCATTATTTGGAAGTTCATAcgatttcaatttctttttgagATTAGggaggaaaaaacattttttgtacaccttttaacagtgaaaaatttatttatcagcCACAACATCACACCATTTTGACTGAGAATGAATCACATCATCACACAATCCACACCTAGCACATTTAAAAAACATAGCACAATTTCACTGACTTCGCAGAAGTCATCAATGAGCATAGAACACATCACATGTCATCTTTCAAATAAAGAGTTCGACAGACATGAGAAATATCTAGATCTCCAACAGGAGGGATTCCCTTGGTGTACTTGGCTTTCGATGGTAACTGGAGTGAATGACAGTCCCGAATTGTTCTCATATCATCAGGAGCAGGTGTCATGCTTAAATTGATTCCCGGGTATATGAGGAAAGCAAAGGTTGCCAATGCAACACAAGCATGTATTGGGATGGCAACAGCCCAATAAGGCTGAGGTAGTTGGGATATATACGGCAGGGAGGCTACAGAGGGTGGCAGCATTGGTAATGCAAAACCCCATAGCAAATAAAGGGCAAATGCAGTGCGAGATGCCAGGTGAAAGGCAAATCCATAAACAGCACGGGATGGTGTAGGAGCGGGACTATGCTCAGAcatttgtgattaattttcaaaCTTGTTCCAAGCAGCCAACAATTGATGTGACAATAATACTGGACtatgctgaaaataaatttaaaaacattgtaAACAAGATCTAATTAcacactaaaatatatttttcagttacaTCATTGAACCCACTTTCTTATGAAAAATGTAGATTTGACATATCAATGCATAATTCATTCCTCgccatcattttttaaaaatcgagaTACTGATCCAACACAAGAACATTCACCAAGAATGCTAACCAGTTTTTACTCATTTCTGAGGTTCACACTGGTGTtctaaatacaaattttatcaaGATGTC
Encoded proteins:
- the LOC124163203 gene encoding glycine--tRNA ligase, which translates into the protein MKQIFPILQLLVLFSKPQCVFLKNSRSFFTRKSVLLQAKSPWGTNKKHRSVKLNIPTYTMADPKIEEILAPLRAAVKEQGDLVRTLKANGAPELDVKKAVAELKVRKKTLEDKEISLAPSSASFDRARMEDLLKRRFFYDQSFAIYGGITGQYDFGPMGCALKANILNAWRKFFILEEQMLEVDCSILTPEPVLKASGHVDRFADLMVKDTGNGECFRLDHLIKAHLEKLAADKKTKNETKEECQDIIVRLDGMTKDEMSAVMSKFSILSPLTGNKLTEPIEFNLMFGTQIGPSGLVKGFLRPETAQGIFVNFKRLLEFNQGKLPFAAAQIGNSFRNEISPRSGLIRVREFTMAEIEHFCDPSDKDHPKFESIRNVKLQLYSACNQMDGKSAVAVPIGDAVDQGLVANQTLGYYMARIHLFLTKIGIDPTKLRFRQHMGNEMAHYACDCWDAECLTSYGWVECVGCADRSAYDLTQHSKATGVRLAAEKKLEQPRVVDVVEPAPNKGVLGKAFRKEAKVVIEALERMEPEKVEELEKIMAEKGSYIFSANGSDYELTKDMVSVKRYQKTLHVEEIVPSVVEPSFGVGRVMYALFEHNFRTREDDEQRTFFSLPPVIAPLKCSVLPLSNNPQFNPFIKKLSEELTRVDVSHRVDDSSGSIGRRYARTDEVAIPFGITVDFDSLKEPHSATLRERDSTGQVRIPLDKLPSVVSDLSNEKTTWSEVEKKYPKFEQQESVAKS
- the LOC124164472 gene encoding phosphatidylinositol N-acetylglucosaminyltransferase subunit P; translation: MSEHSPAPTPSRAVYGFAFHLASRTAFALYLLWGFALPMLPPSVASLPYISQLPQPYWAVAIPIHACVALATFAFLIYPGINLSMTPAPDDMRTIRDCHSLQLPSKAKYTKGIPPVGDLDISHVCRTLYLKDDM